One Defluviitoga tunisiensis genomic window carries:
- a CDS encoding carbohydrate ABC transporter permease, producing MKAKKKIKVARILLHIFIIFMMLIWILPTLGLLITSFRPAQEVSKTGWWTVFNSPLKFTQFTLNNYKEVITKAGLGTAFKNSFMITIFGTLLPVIIGAFAAFGLAKIEFKGKSLIYSLIVGLLVVPLQLTFIPILRLYNKLKLSGTFVGLWFAHTAYGLPFAIFMLHNFFVSLPNDLFDSARIDGASLWTSFYKLALPLSVPAIASLVIFQFLWVWNDLLVALIYLGGTKDVAPLTVVLANMVGSYGQNWHLLTAAAFISMVVPLIVFLSLQKYFVKGILAGSVKG from the coding sequence ATGAAGGCTAAAAAAAAGATAAAGGTGGCAAGAATTTTACTGCATATTTTTATCATTTTTATGATGTTAATATGGATTTTGCCGACACTTGGATTATTAATAACCTCCTTTAGGCCCGCTCAGGAAGTATCAAAAACTGGTTGGTGGACTGTTTTCAACAGTCCCTTAAAGTTTACACAATTCACTTTGAATAATTATAAAGAAGTGATAACAAAAGCTGGGTTGGGAACAGCTTTCAAAAACAGTTTTATGATTACAATATTTGGAACATTATTACCAGTAATAATAGGAGCTTTTGCAGCTTTTGGATTAGCTAAAATAGAGTTTAAAGGTAAAAGTTTGATCTATTCACTCATAGTTGGACTTTTAGTGGTTCCTTTACAATTAACTTTTATACCTATTTTGAGATTGTATAACAAATTAAAGTTGTCCGGGACTTTTGTGGGATTGTGGTTCGCACATACAGCATATGGTTTGCCATTTGCTATTTTTATGTTGCACAATTTTTTCGTATCTTTACCAAATGATCTTTTTGATTCAGCGCGTATAGATGGGGCTTCTCTGTGGACATCTTTTTATAAATTGGCATTACCATTATCTGTACCAGCAATTGCCTCACTAGTGATATTTCAATTTCTATGGGTATGGAATGATCTTCTTGTTGCTTTAATATATTTAGGGGGAACAAAAGACGTTGCTCCACTTACTGTTGTTTTGGCTAATATGGTTGGTTCTTATGGTCAAAATTGGCATCTTTTGACTGCTGCAGCGTTTATCTCAATGGTAGTTCCACTAATTGTTTTCCTGTCTTTGCAGAAATACTTCGTTAAAGGAATATTGGCAGGATCCGTTAAAGGTTAA